One genomic segment of Candidatus Brocadiaceae bacterium includes these proteins:
- the fliJ gene encoding flagellar export protein FliJ, with protein MKFNFKFQKILDREKFFEEALAKELELIQNELKVEEGRREALKDALTKRQSEMKTMLSERGEAGIFVLFEIYFSKLNEGIILQETKIKEISERIDHTREKLFCVFKKRKALEKLRERHEKEFRNILLRQENKQLNEIATSRYFYNFQNEVR; from the coding sequence ATGAAATTTAACTTTAAATTTCAAAAAATACTTGATAGAGAGAAATTTTTTGAGGAGGCGTTGGCGAAGGAATTAGAATTGATACAAAATGAATTAAAGGTAGAAGAAGGGCGGCGAGAAGCCTTAAAGGATGCCTTAACAAAAAGACAATCTGAAATGAAAACGATGCTGTCGGAACGTGGAGAGGCGGGTATCTTTGTTTTGTTTGAAATATATTTTTCAAAACTGAATGAAGGGATTATTTTGCAGGAGACTAAAATAAAAGAAATATCTGAACGGATAGATCATACACGGGAAAAATTGTTCTGTGTCTTCAAGAAAAGAAAGGCGCTTGAAAAATTACGTGAACGTCACGAAAAAGAATTCAGAAATATTCTGTTGCGACAAGAGAATAAACAATTAAATGAAATTGCGACGTCCAGGTATTTTTATAACTTTCAAAACGAGGTTCGTTGA
- the fliI gene encoding flagellar protein export ATPase FliI produces the protein MIQNSIDFNSYARRLSEASPVMRTGRVTHVAGLVVQSDGPSVPIGDVCYINLKDGLEPVPAEVVGFKDKKLLLMPIGEIERIGLGNKVIASGKPLLITVGMNLLGRVVGGLGIPIDGKGPIKGEEAVSVYNSPPDPLRRDRIHKPLGTGIRAIDGLLTFGAGQRLGIFAGSGVGKSTLMGMIARNSSADVNVIALIGERGREVREFIEKSLKEEGLKKSVVVSVTSDKPALLRVKGAYIASRIAEYFRDKGLQVLLMMDSVTRFASAQREIGLAIGEPPTSKGYTPSVFALLPKLLERSGTGLRGSITGLYTVLVDGDDMNEPVSDAVRGILDGHVVLSRKLAAQNHFPAIDVLESVSRCMDDIVSQEHKNAAQKLKTVYATYKESEDMIHIGAYTKGNSKKIDFAISSIETIENYLKQDLAEDCGFTDSLEKLKHLLPDRE, from the coding sequence ATGATACAAAACAGCATTGACTTTAATTCTTATGCGCGAAGATTATCTGAGGCATCCCCGGTAATGCGTACCGGTCGTGTTACCCATGTTGCAGGTCTTGTTGTTCAGTCTGATGGGCCCTCAGTGCCGATTGGCGATGTATGTTATATTAATTTGAAAGATGGGCTTGAACCAGTGCCTGCAGAGGTTGTGGGTTTTAAAGATAAAAAACTTCTCCTTATGCCTATCGGAGAAATAGAAAGAATCGGTCTTGGCAATAAGGTCATAGCTTCTGGAAAGCCACTGTTGATAACAGTAGGAATGAATTTGCTGGGTAGGGTTGTAGGAGGATTGGGTATTCCAATAGACGGGAAGGGGCCAATAAAGGGAGAAGAGGCTGTGTCCGTCTATAATTCTCCACCAGACCCTTTAAGAAGGGATAGAATACATAAACCATTGGGGACAGGTATTCGTGCCATTGATGGATTGCTTACTTTTGGCGCAGGGCAAAGATTGGGAATATTTGCAGGGAGTGGAGTTGGCAAAAGCACGTTGATGGGAATGATTGCAAGGAATTCCAGTGCAGACGTAAATGTTATTGCTCTCATAGGTGAGCGAGGAAGGGAAGTACGTGAGTTTATTGAAAAAAGCTTAAAAGAGGAAGGGTTGAAGAAATCTGTGGTGGTTTCAGTTACTTCAGATAAGCCCGCTTTGCTGAGAGTAAAAGGGGCTTATATTGCTTCACGTATTGCTGAATATTTTAGAGATAAAGGTTTGCAGGTGTTATTGATGATGGATTCAGTTACACGGTTTGCCAGTGCTCAGAGGGAAATTGGTTTGGCAATAGGTGAACCTCCTACTTCAAAAGGTTATACACCTTCGGTTTTTGCGCTATTGCCTAAACTGTTGGAAAGGTCTGGCACTGGTTTACGGGGAAGTATTACTGGCCTCTATACGGTATTGGTTGATGGTGATGATATGAATGAGCCTGTTTCAGATGCGGTAAGAGGGATTTTGGATGGACATGTGGTTTTATCGAGAAAATTAGCCGCACAAAATCATTTTCCTGCTATCGATGTTTTGGAGAGTGTTAGCAGGTGTATGGACGATATTGTTTCTCAAGAGCATAAAAACGCCGCGCAAAAACTAAAAACTGTTTATGCAACCTACAAAGAATCAGAGGATATGATCCATATAGGTGCGTATACAAAGGGGAACAGCAAAAAAATTGATTTTGCAATTTCCTCTATTGAAACGATAGAAAATTATCTTAAACAGGACCTTGCTGAGGACTGTGGTTTTACCGATTCACTTGAAAAACTCAAACACCTGTTGCCTGATAGAGAATAA